Genomic segment of Rhodococcus sp. W8901:
TCGCGGCGTGCCGCCTCTCCCGATCTCCTCGAGCGCACGGACCAGAGATGCCATCGTGTCCGCGCCCAGCACCGCACTCGCCGCATGCCAGCGCGCCAGGGCCGCGTCGGTGGCCGCCGCGGTCACGTCCAGCCCCGCGGAAGTCAGTTGGACCAGCTGCGCCCGGCGATCTTGGGGGTGAGGTTGCTTGTCGACATAGCCGGAGGCCGTCAGCTCGTCGACGATGACAGCGGCCGACTGCTTGGTGATGCCCAGGAAAGCGCCAATCTCACTGACCGTGGCACCGTTCCCGGCAATCCGGACGAACACGAGACCGTGCGCCGGACGCAGCGTCGAATTCCCTTGCACGACAATGGCTTCGTTGATCTGCTCGGCCAGCGTGGACGCGGCGCGCATCAGCAGCATCAGCAGATCGGCACGAGGCTCATCCCTTGACATACCGTCAGTCTACCTGTCCAATAAAGACAGCTAAACTGACGAGAAGGGGGTTCGCGATGCCAGTCCGAAAAGATGGTGACCATCTGACACACCGAATGCACGAGTCTCGATTCCACTCCTACGTGGCACCGTCTCGTGGCAGCCGACAGCTGTGCGCCTGGCGCACAGACCTGGCACCCGGGTCCGACGGTGCCCCGCACACCGTCTCGCACGAAGAGGTCTTCCTCGTGCTCCACGGCTCACCCACAGTCACCCTGGACGGCCGCCGAACTCCGCTCGCCGCCGGAGACGTCGTCCTGGTTCCGGAGGCGGCAACGGTTCAGCTCGACAATCACGGCGACGGCACGGCCTCGCTGTGGGTGACGACATCGGTGGGCCTGACCGCCACCACCGCCGACGGTGGCATCATCACGCCCCCGTGGACTCGATGATCCAGTCGGCGGGCAACATTGCGGGCGCCTTCGGGTGCTGCCCGGTTCACCGCGCCGGGTAGACCGCCACCTCGGTCGCCTTGACGGCGAACCACACGTCGTCGCCGGGGGCCAGATCGAGTTCGGCGACGGCGGTGGCCGTGACGTCGGCGACCAGACCGGCCGAACCGTCGACGTGATCGTCGGTGCGGACACGAATCGCGTGCCCCCGTCCCTCGATCTCCGCGATCCGTACCCGGAAGATGTTGCGGGGGCTGCCTTCCGGATGCTCACGGTGGACTGCGACAGCGGTGGGCGAGAACACCGCAACGGCATGCTCCCCGTCGCCGCACCCGTCCTCGCCGATGCCACTCACCGCCCCCGCGGCGGTGTCCAGGACGCCGTCGCGAATCTTGCCCGACAGCAGGTTGATGCCGGCGATCCGGGCCGCGAAGGCGCTGCGCGGCCGGGTGAGTACCCGGTCCACGGATCCCTGCTCGACGATGCGCCCGCCGTCGAGAACGACGGCCCGGTCGGCAAGCGAAAGCGCGTCCAGCACATCGTGAGTCACGAGGATCGCGGTCCGGTCCCCGGTACGCAGAACCCGGCGCAGCAGGGCCCGCAGCGCCGGCGCGGCGGCGACGTCCAGTGCCGCCATCGGCTCGTCGAGCAGCAGCACCTGCGGGTCGGCGGCGAGCGCCCGCGCCACCGCGACCCGCTGTGCCTGACCGCCGGACAGTTGCCGCGGCCGCCGCGCCGCGAGGGCCGCCGCGTCCACCTCGTCGAGCCACCGCTGCGCCGAGGCATACGACTCGCGCCGCCCCAACCCCGCGCTGCGCGGGGCGAATGCGACGTTCTCTCGGACCGTGAGGTGCGGGAACAGCAGCGCCTCCTGGGCCAGCAACGCCACCGATCGCTGGTGCGGCTGCACCGCAACATTTTTCGAGAAATCGGTGAGCACCCGGTCGCCGAGTTCGACACGGCCGGCGTCGGGCCGCAGCAGCCCGGCCACCACGTCCAGCAGCGTCGACTTGCCGGCCCCGTTGGGGCCGAGCACCGCGAGCACCTCGCCCGGAGCGACGTCGAGCTCGACGTCGAACCCGCGGGCATCGACCCGGGCCCGCACGCTCAACCCGTTCACAGCGCACCGGCCGCGCGACGCGTGCGGGCGCCGAGGACGATGGCGACGGCCACCACCACCAGCACCAACGACAGCGCGACCGCGGCCTCCGGATCGGTCTCCCGCTGCAGGTAGATCTCCAGCGGCAACGTCCTGGTGACGCCCTGCAGGCTCCCGGCGAAGGTCAGTGTCGCGCCGAATTCGCCGAGGGCGCGCGCGAAGGCCAGCACCGCGCCCGAGATCAGTCCGGGCAGCACCAGCGGCAGGGTGACCCGGCGCAGCACCGTCGTGGGTGGAGCGCCGAGCGTGGCGGCCACCGCCTCGTAGCGCCGCCCGGCGGTCCGCAGCGCGCCCTCGAGACTGATCACCAGGAACGGCAGCGCGACGAACGTCTGCGCCAACACGACCGCGGTGGTGGAGAACGCGATCTGGATGCCCGCCACCTCGAGGTGCTGCCCGATCAATCCGCGTCGGCCGAACGTGTAGAGCAGCGCGAGGCCGCCGACGACGGGCGGCAGCACCAGCGGGAGCAGCACCAGCGCCCGCAGCGCCGCGAGCCCGGGAAACGAGCAGCGGGCCGACACCATCGCCATCGGCACCCCCAGCAGCACACACAGCAGCGTGCTGATCGAGGCCGTCTTCAGACTCAGAACCAAAGCGTCCAAGGAGGATTCGGAGGTGACGAGCTCCCAGAAGTTGGGCCAGTCGACCCCGACGAGCATCGCGACCAGCGGCAGCACAACCAGCAGCGCGCCGACGGCCGCGGGAACGTAGATCCAGACCGGCAGACTGGCCGGAACCCGTACCCGCGGCCGCACGGTCACGGGGCGCCGAACCCGGCCGCGGACAGGACCGCACGGCCCTCCGGCCCGGTGACGTACCCGGTGAATTCGCTCGCCACCTCCGGGTTCCCGGAATCCTTCAGCACCACGATCGGGTAGGTGTTGACGACCTTCGTCGCCTCCGGGAACGGGATCTCCGCGACCTTGTCACCTGCGGCGGCCGCGTCGGTGACGTACACCAGCCCGGCATCGGCCTGACCGGTGACGACCTTGCCGAGCACGTCGGTGACCGACGATTCCTCGCTGACGGGAGTGAGGCGGATCCCGGTGGCGTCCTCGATCTTCTGGGTCGCCGTGCCGCACGGCACCTGCGGCGCGCAGACCACCACCTTCACGTCCGGGCGGGCCAGGTCCGCGAACGACGCGATGTTCGCCGGATTACCGGGCGGCACAACGATGGTCAGAATATTGGTCGCGAAGTTCACCGGCTCCGACGCCGTCAACCCCGCCTGGACCGCCTTCGTCATGTTCGCGGTGTCGGCCGACGCGAAGACGTCGCCCGGGGCGCCCTGATCGAGCTGAGCCACCAGGTCGGACGATCCGGCGAAGTTGAACACGACCCGGGTGCCGGGATGCTGGTCCTCGAAACGCTGCCCCAGTTCGGTGAACGTCGACTTCAGCGACGCTGCCGCGAACACCGTGATCGAGTCTCCGCCCTCGGTTCCCGCGTCGGTGGCGCCGCTGCACCCGGCAAGGGCCGTCGTCAGCACCGCGGCGACCGCGACCACCGCACCCCGCATCCACCTCACGACGGGACCCCCGGCGTCTCGACGATCACGGTGGTCGCCTTCACGACGGCCACCGCGATGCTGCCCGGTTCGAGCTTCAGCTCGCGGACGGCCTCGGCACTCATCAGCGAGACGACGGAGAACGGCCCGCACTGCATCTCCACCTGGGCCATCACCCCGTCGGCGACGACCCGGGTGACGAGACCGACGAACCGGTTGCGGGCCGAGCTGCCGACCCCGAGCGGGTTCTCGGGCGTGGGCGCCGCGTTGGCCCGCGCGTACTCGGCGAGCTGCTTTCCGTCGACCACCATGCGGCCGGAGTCGTCCTTGTGGGCGGCGAGGGTGCCGGCGTCGACCCACCGGCGGACGGTGTCGTCGCTGACGCCGAGCAACTGGGCCGCGTCGCGTATCCGGATGTCTGGCATTCCGGGAGTCTAGATCCGCATACGCGGAAGATTCAATCGATTCGCTCCGCGGATGCGTGCTTGCGACCTAGCTCTCCGGCTGCTGGTTCTCCGACTGCTCCGCCCACCACTTCAGCAGCTCGGCCTCGGCCTCGTCCCGATCGAGCGGTCCGCGGTCCAGGCGCAGCTCCTTGAGGAACTTCCACGCCTTACCCACCTGCGGGCCGGCCGGGATGCCGAGCAGTTCCATGATCGCGTTGCCGTCGAGGTCGGGGCGCACCCGCGCCAGATCCTCCTGCTCGGCGATCCGGGCGATCCGCTGCTCGAGGTCGTCGTACGTGGCCTGCAGCGCCGCGGCCCGACGCTTGTTGCGGGTGGTGCAGTCGGCGCGCACCAGCTTGTGCAGCCGCGGCAGCAGGTCACCGGCGTCGGTGACGTAGCGGCGCACCGCCGAATCCGTCCACTGCCCCTTGCCGTAGCCGTGGAAGCGCAGGTGCAGGAACACCAACTGGCCGACCTCGTCGACCATTTGTTTGGAGTACTTCAGCGCCCGCATCCGCTTGCGGACCAGCTTGGCGCCCACCACCTCGTGGTGGTGGAAGCTGACGCCGCCGCCGGGCTCGTTGCGCTTGGTGTCCGGCTTGCCGATGTCGTGGAGCAGCGCCGCCCAGCGCAGCACCAGGTCCGGGTTGCCGTCCTCGAGGTCGATCGCCTGCTTGAGCACCGTCAGCGAATGCCAGTACACGTCCTTGTGCTGGTGGTGCTCGTCGATCTCGAGCTTCATCTGCGGCACCTCGGGCAGCACGTGATCGGCCAGGCCGGTCTCGCACATCACGTTGATGCCGTCGATCGGGTATTCGCCGAGGATCAGCTTGTCGAGCTCGGTGTGCACCCGCTCGGCGGTGATCCGGTCGATCTGCCCGGCCATGTCGACGATCGCCTGGTGCACCCGCGGCGCGAGCGTGAAACCGAGTTGCGAGACGAATCGGCACGCGCGCAGCATCCGCAGCGGATCGTCGTTGAAGGAGATCTCCGGCGCCGCGGGAGTGTCCAGGACGCCGGCGAGCAGCGCATCCATGCCCCCGAGCGGATCCACGAACTCGAACGTGCCCTCCGCATCGATCCGCACGGCCATCGCGTTGACCGTGAAGTCGCGTCGGACCAGGTCCTCCTCGAGCGTCGTGCCGTACTGCACCTCGGGGTTCCGCGTGACGCCGTCGTAGGTGTCGGTGCGGTAGGTGGTGATCTCGATCTGGTCGTTGCCCTTGGCCGCGCTGATCGTCCCGAACGCGATGCCGGTGTCCCACTGGTTGTCGGCCCAGCCGCGCAGGATCGCCTGCACCTGCTCGGGGTGCGCGTCGGTGGTGAGGTCCAGGTCCGTGCCGAGACGGCCCAGGACCGCGTCGCGCACACTGCCACCCACCAGGTACAACTCGTGACCCGCGTCGGCGAACCGGGCCCCGAGCGGGGTCAGCACGTCCGACAGGGCGCTCAGGGTCTCGTGCGCACCGCGCAGCAGTCGGGCACGCCGGTCCGCGTCGGGGGTAGGGGCATTCACGTGAGCAAACCTTACCGAGGTCGACAAATAGCCGGACGTGCATCAGTGACCCTGCACGCACGCTGGCGTGGGAGTCAGGCCGAACGGGCTCTGTCAACTACGATCGATGAGGTGTCCGCCGCCGAACGTGCCAACCGTAACCGCCGCTCCTCGCGGCGTCGCGGCGCGGGCGCGGATTCTGCGACTCCGCACATGCGGACCGTCCGCGAAACCTCCGCCGGGGGACTGGTCGTCGACGGCCTCGGCGGCCCCGAGGACAAACTGTGCGCGGCCCTCATCGGGCGGACCGACCGGCGTGGCCGGCTGCTGTGGTCGCTGCCGAAGGGACACATCGAACAGGGCGAGACCGCCGAACAGACCGCGATGCGAGAGGTCGCCGAGGAGACCGGTATCCGCGGATCCGTCGTCGCATCCCTCGGCAGCATCGACTACTGGTTCGTCACCGAGGGCCGCCGCGTCCACAAGACCGTGCACCACTACCTCATGCGATCGCTCGGCGGTGAGCTGTCCGACGCCGACATCGAAGTCACCGAGGTGGCCTGGGTGCCGCTGTCGGAACTGGACTCCCGCCTCGCCTACGCCGACGAACGCAAGCTCGCCGAGATCGCCGGTCAGCTCATCGCCGAGATGGAACCCTCGCGCGTCAGGGGGACCGACGCGGAATGACAGTGGCATCGCGTCCGGCATGGCGACGATCCGGTGCCAGAGTTCTCACGGCGCTGACGCTCGTCCTGATGATGATCGGCGCCGTCGTGGGCGCCGGGGCCGCGGCCGCCCAACCCACGACGCAGACCCAGCCCGAGTCGACGACCGGGGCGCCGGTGACGAAGTCGCGCGCACAACCGAAGTTCCTCGAACTGCACATCGACGACGTCACCCCGACCGCGGTGACCACCACGACCGACCCGGTGGTGACCGTCCGGGGAACCGTCGCGAACATCGGCGACCGGCCGGTCACCGACGTCGGTGTCCGGCTGCAGCGGGCACCCGCGGTGGGCTCGAGCGAGGAACTGCGCACCTCCCTGGACCTCGATCAGGGCGAGTTCGACGTCGTCGGACCATTCGTGGAGGTGGCTTCCAGCCTCGAGGAGGGTGAACGCAAGCAGTTCACGCTGGCGCTGCCGCTGCGCTCGATCTCCGGGTGGTCGCTCGACATCACCGAACCCGGCGTCTACCCGCTCCTGGTCAACGTCAACGGAACCCCCGCGTACGGCGGGCAGGCCCGCCTCGACGACGCCCGGTTCCTGCTGCCCGTGCTGGGACTGCCCCGAGCAACGGGGACCGCCGACAGCGCGCCGCAGGGCACCGACTCCGGATCGGTGACCGCGCCCGTCCCGCCCGACACGTCCGACCCGCTCGCGGTCACGATGCTGTGGCCGCTCGCCGACCAGCCGCGACTGGCGGCCGGGATCCCGGGCTCCGTGAACGACAAGGTCCGGCTGGTCGACGACGTCCTCGCGGGCTCCCTGTCCCAGGGCGGACGGCTCGAGCAACTGCTCGCCGCCGCCGAGTTCGCCACCGGGCCCGACGTCGACAAGGACAAACGGCTGACCGACAGCGTGTGCCTGGCGGTCGACCCGGACCTGCTGATCACCGTGAGCAACATGTCCGGCGGGTACCTCGTGGTGGACGACCCGGCGAATCCGTCCGGACCCGCGCACGAGGGCGCCGGACGCGACGCCGCGGCCGCGTGGCTCGATCGCCTGGAATCGCTCGCTCACAGCATGTGCGTGACCGCCGTGCCGTTCGCGCAGGTGGACCTCGCGGCGCTGAGCCGGGTCGACGACCCGTCACTCACCGCGAGCGCACTGCAGTCGCCGTCCGACATCGTCGACTCGATCCTCGGGGTCACGTCGCTGCGCAACGTCACCTGGCCGGACTCCGGCGTCCTCGACGACTCGTCGGCGCAGATGCTGCACAGCCGCGGGCCGACCACGACGCTGCTGGCCGCCAACGCGGTGGAGTCCACCCAGTCGTCGGGCAAGACGGTGACGATCGCCGGTGGGGGAGCGGACGCCGTGACCGCCGCGCTGTTCGACGTGTCCGCGGCCGCGGCGCTGGCGGCGGTCGGGTCCAGCCCGCAGACGCCGTCGTACGTGCCCGAGCGGGCGCGCTACAACCTGGACCGGGACTCGCGCACGGCCCGCCTGCAGGATGCGCTGGGCGCGGTGACCTGGTCGTCGCTGCAGAGCCCCGGCACCGCGAGCCGAACGGTCGACCGTTCGATGCTGATCGCGCCGCCGCAGCTGTGGTCCGCCGACGGCGACGAGGCCGCGGCCGTGCTGTCGACGGTGTCGACGCTGCTCCGTACCGGACTGGCGACGCCCCGGCCGCTCGCGAAACTCGCCGAGCAGCGGCCCGCGACACCCGAGATCGCCTCGCTGGCCTACCCCCAGCGCGCGATCGTCGACGGCACCCCCGAATCCGTCGAACGGGGAGTGGGCGCGCAGGCGCCGCGCATCGACGAACTGATGCGGACCCTGGTCGATGATCCGCAGGTCCCGCTGACGCCGACCCGGTTCATGGCGCCGCTGCGCGAGGATCTGGTCCGGGCGATGAGCCTGTCCGGCCGACGCGACCAGAACACCGCGACCACGACCGCCGCCGACGAGGCCGCCCACGTCCGGGTGAGCAACGTGGCGACCGCGATCGACGCCATGTACGCCGCGGTCACGGTCCTCGCGCCGGGCGGGGTGTACTCGCTGGCCTCCGAGCAGAGCCCCCTGTTGCTGGTGGCCCGCAACGACCTCCCCGTCGCGATCAACGTGAAACTGCGCGTCGACGCCCCCGACGAGATGCACGTCACCGACATCGGACCGCAGCAACTACCCCCGCGCGGCAGCCGATCGTTGCAGGTACCCGCGGAGGTCTCCGACTCCCGGACCATGGTGGTCGATTTCTCACTGACCACCGAAAGCGGCCAGAACCTGGGCGAACAGACTTCCGTCACGGTGCGGTCGAACGCGTACGGTCAAGCATTGGCGATAATTACCGCGTGTGCTGGTGCACTCCTGCTGTTCCTCGCCGGGCGACGCCTCTGGCACCGGTTCCGGGGCCAGCCGGATCGAGCCGACGAAGGGTATGAACGTCCATGACCGAGAACTCTCGCGACGAGGGCTATCGGTCGTCGGCGCGGCCGGCGCCGTGGGAACGGGGTCCCCAGCCGACCCAGCAGAACCGTGACCAGCAGGGACAGCCCCCGAGCGATCAGCGACCCGGGCCCCCGCAGGGACCGCGACCGATGCCGCCGGGCGGTCAGCAACCGCCGGCTCGGGGCGGGCAGCAACCGGTGCCCCCGCAGGGACCGCGCCCACCGATGCGTCCGCGCCCCGACCAGCCGGGCGCACCCCGCCAGCCGCAGGGCGCTCCGCGGCCGATGCCGCCGCGTCCGGTACCCCCGAACGGTCAGCGTCCCGTGCCCCCGCAGGGACCGCGTCCGATGCCCCCGAACGGTCAGCGACCCGGGACACCGAGCGGTCAGCGACCCGGGACACCGGGCGGTCAGCGACCCGTTCAGGGCGGCCCACGGCCCACACCTCAGCGCGGTCCCGGTCCGATGCCCCCGAGCGGGCAGCGACCCATGTCACCGGGCGGTCAGCGACCCGTTCAGGGCGGCCCGCGCCCGGTGCCGCAGCAGGTCGGCCCGCCGCGGCCGATGGCCGCACGTCCGGCCGAGGCTCCGGCTCCGGCTCCGGCTCCGGCTCCGGCTCCGAAGACCGAGACCCAGACCCAGACCGCGACCCCCGACGAACCGCAGAAGAAGAGCCTGCTCGCGGCGACGGGATCGATCGCGTTCGCGACGCTGATCAGTCGCGGTACCGGCTTCCTCAAGCAGTTGCTGCTGCTGACCGCGCTCGGCCCGGCCGTGGCCAGTGCGTTCACCGTCGCCAGCCAGATCCCGAACATGATCTCCGAACTGGTCCTCGGCGCGGTCCTCACCGCGATCGTCGTCCCGGTCCTGGTGCGCGCGGAGCGGGAGGACCCCGATCAGGGTGCCGCGTTCGTCCGAAGACTCTTCACGGCGGCGCTCGCGCTGCTGGGCACGGCGGCGCTGTTCGCGACGGCGGCCGCGCCGATCCTCACCACCTACGTCTTCCTACCGGAGGACGGTGAGGTCAACACCGAGCTCACGACGGCACTGTGTTTCCTGCTGCTGCCGGCGATCCTGTTCTACGGCATGTCCGCCCTGCTCACGGCGATCCTCAACACCCGGCAGGTGTTCAAACCCGGCGCGTGGGCGCCGGTGCTGAACAACGTCGTGGTGCTCGGCATCCTGGCGGCGTACTGGCTGGTGCCCGGCGAGATCTCGCTCGACCCGGTGAGCATCAGCGACCCGCACGTCCTGATCCTGGGGCTCGGTGTGACCGCCGGTGTCGTGACGCAGGCGGTGAGCCTGGTGCCCGCGATCCGTCGACAGGGCATCTCGCTGCGTCCGCTGTGGGGGATCGACGACCGGCTCAAGCAGTTCGGCGGCATGGCCGTCGCGATCGTTCTCTACGTGCTGATCAGTCAGCTCGGCATGATGTTCGCGACCCGCATCTCGGCGGCCGCCGACGAGGCCGGCCCCGCGATCTACACCAATGCGTGGCTGCTGCTGCAGCTGCCGTACGGCGTCCTCGGTGTCACGGTGCTCACCGCGATCATGCCGCGACTGAGCCGCAACGCGGCCGCCGAGGACACCCCCGCCGTCGTCGACGACCTGTCCGTCGCGACCCGGCTGACGATGATCGCGCTCATCCCGGTCGTCACGTTCTTCACGTTCGCCGGTCCGCAGATCGGGCACGCGCTGTACGGGTACGGCAACTTCGGCGCCGGCAACGCCGAGCGCCTCGGTGAGGCCGTCAGCTGGTCCGCGTTCACGCTCATCCCCTATTCGCTGGTGCTGATCCACCTACGCGTGTTCTATGCCCGCGAGCAGGCCTGGACGCCGACGTGGATCATCCTCGGCATCACCGGTGTGAAGATCGCGCTGTCGGCGCTCGCCCCGGTGCTGTCGTCCGACAGCCAGCACGTCGTGATCCTGCTCGGCGTCGCGAACGGACTCGCGTTCGTGGCCGGCGCGTTGATCGGCGGCTACCTGCTGCACCGCAGCCTCGGCGACCTGCGGATGGCGAACGTCGGCAAGACGGTGTGGGTGGTGCTGCTCGCATCCGCGGCGGGTGCGATCTCCATGTTCGCGGCGGACAAGCTGCTGGGCCTGGATCGGTTGTCGGAGTCGTTCGGCGGACCCGGCGCGATGATCCGCGTCGCGATCACGGGCGCCCTCATGCTCGTGGTGACGTTCATCCTGATGTGGCTCGCCAAGGTGCCGGAGATCATGGCGATCACCGTGGCCGTCACGCGGAGGATTCCGGGACTGCGCGGTCGAGCCACGGCGGAGGAGGCACCGGCGACGGTGGCCGTCGGATCCTCGTACGAGCCTGATACCGAATTGATTCCGGTCATCCGCGACCTCCCGCGGGCGCTCGATAGACCTGACGGTCTCCCGTACCCTGGACGCAGCGAGGCATACGTCGGCGGGGACTACATTCCCGACGAGTTCATAGAAGGAGCACGTGTGAGCGACGACGACGGTGCCGACAAGCGAACCGGCACGTCCGACGACGTCACTGGCGTCGAGAACGGCAACACCAAGGTGGCAGACGCCGCAACCACTTCGACGAATCCCACGGACGAGCCGTCCGACGCGTCGCCCGCTCCGAGTAACTCGGACGAAAACGACTCTGCAGCAGAGAATTCCGCCACCGCCTTCGATGATGCGGCCGCGAGCCGGGATCGCCGACGTCGTGGCGACCTGAACGTCGACACCGGTGTGTTCTCGATCGGTTCGCCGATGCCGCCGTTGCGCGTGGCCGGCGCCGTCCCGGAACCCCGTCCGCAGCTGCGCGGTCCGCAGCTGATGCCCGGGGCGTCGGTGGCCGGTGGCCGCTACCGCCTCCTCGCACCGCACGGCGGTGCCCGCGGACTCCAGTTCTGGCAGGCACTCGACATCAAGCTCGACCGCGAGGTCGCACTCACCTTCGTCGACGCCGATCAGCGCGCCGAGGGTCCGGCGGCCACCGGACCCGACGGGCCGCAGGCGATCCTGTCCCGGACGCTGCGACTGGGACGGATCAACTCGTCCGGGCTCGCGCGGGTGCTCGACGTGGTCCGCGGTAGTTCCGGCGGCATCGTCGTCGCCGAGTGGACGCCGGGCCGCTCGCTGAAGGAGATGGCGGACACCGATCCGTCGCCGATCGGTGCGGCTCGCGCAGTCCGGGCGCTCGCGGCGGCCGCGGAGGCGGCGCACCGTGGTGGCAGCGCCCTGTCCATCGACGATCCCGACCGGATCCGCATCAGCACCGCGGGCGATGCCGTTCTCGCCTTCCCCGGCACCCTGTCCGACGCCGACCCTGCCTCGGACGTGCGCGGGCTCGGCGCAATGCTGTACGCGCTCATCACCGCCCGCTGGCCGCTGGACGACGGCACCGAGTCGTCGGAAGGCATGCGCCCGGCCGACCGGGACCCGTCGGGTCGCCCCGTCGAGCCCCGCGCGATCCGGCCGGAGGTCCCGTTCGAGATCTCCGCCGTCGCGGTCCGGGCCCTCGGCGGCGACAGCGGCATCCGCGCGGCCGCGACGGTGCAGCACATCCTCGACCAGGCGACGGTCGTCGACCAGAAGACCGATCTCATGCCCGCGCTCCGGCTGGGCCAGCGGGCCCCCGGCAGCGACTCGCACGCACTGGCCGACCCGGAGGCGGTGGCGGCCGAGAAGCAGAAGTCCAACCGCACGCTCATCGCCCTGGTCTCGCTCGGTGCGCTCACCATCGTGGTCCTCGCACTGATCGGGTGGTGGCTCGCGAACCTGCTGGCGGGCGGCAACTCCGACGAACCGTTGACGAACCAGAACCTGGGTCTGACGACGACGGCAGAGGCGCCCGCGACGTCTGCGGAGTCCTCGGCGGCCGCCCCGCCGCCCGCGGCGACGCGTCCGGTCACGCCGGCGGGCGCCGCCGTGTTCTCGCCCCAGGGCACTCCCGACAGTGCCGCGAACGCCGGCCTGGCGATCGACGGCAACCCGGCGACGGCGTGGAGCACCGATGCGTACTTCCAGCCGTTCCCGGCGCTGAAGAACGGCGTGGGGCTCATGGTGACGCTCCCCGAGGCCGCGAACCTGTCCGCCATCCAGATCACCTCGACGAGCCCGGGGACGCAGGTGGAGATCCGCTCCGCACCGGCGCCGAACACCTCGCTCGACCAGACGCGTGTGATCGGCAACGGCACCCTCGAGGACGGCGTGACGGAGATCCCGCTGAAGACGGACGGCGCCACCAAGAACGTCATCGTGTGGATCACCGAACTCAGCACGAAGGGCGGCAAGAATCAGTCCGACGTGGCCGAGGTGTCCTTCACCGCCGCCCCCTGAGCCGGCCGCCGGCGGCGCCCCTACGACGCGTGACGGGCAATTGATCGGCTAACATCCGCCGGTGCGAATCTTCAGGGGGGTCGCCAAAGCTGATTTGTCGGATGCACAACTCTTGGCAGCGCACGCGTCGGGTGACGGGGGCGCGTTCGCGGAGCTGCTGAGCAGGCATTACGACCATCTTTGGCATGTTGCGAGGAGAACGAGCTACACCGTCGAGGACGCGGCCGACGCGCTACAGGACGCGTTGCTGTCCGCGCACCGTACGGCGGGGTCGTTTCGGGAGGATGCGGCCGTGCGCAGCTGGCTGCACACGATCGTGGTGAACGCGTGTCTGGACCGGATCCGGCGGAACCGTGTCCGTCCGACGGTGTCGCTGTCCGCCGACGAGACCGTCGATCCTCGCGACGAGCGTGACCACATCGCCGAGAGCGAGACGGCGATGCTCGTCGACCGGGCCCTGCTGCGGCTGTCGGCGGAGCAGCGCGCCGCGATCGTGGCCGTCGACA
This window contains:
- a CDS encoding DUF6049 family protein encodes the protein MTVASRPAWRRSGARVLTALTLVLMMIGAVVGAGAAAAQPTTQTQPESTTGAPVTKSRAQPKFLELHIDDVTPTAVTTTTDPVVTVRGTVANIGDRPVTDVGVRLQRAPAVGSSEELRTSLDLDQGEFDVVGPFVEVASSLEEGERKQFTLALPLRSISGWSLDITEPGVYPLLVNVNGTPAYGGQARLDDARFLLPVLGLPRATGTADSAPQGTDSGSVTAPVPPDTSDPLAVTMLWPLADQPRLAAGIPGSVNDKVRLVDDVLAGSLSQGGRLEQLLAAAEFATGPDVDKDKRLTDSVCLAVDPDLLITVSNMSGGYLVVDDPANPSGPAHEGAGRDAAAAWLDRLESLAHSMCVTAVPFAQVDLAALSRVDDPSLTASALQSPSDIVDSILGVTSLRNVTWPDSGVLDDSSAQMLHSRGPTTTLLAANAVESTQSSGKTVTIAGGGADAVTAALFDVSAAAALAAVGSSPQTPSYVPERARYNLDRDSRTARLQDALGAVTWSSLQSPGTASRTVDRSMLIAPPQLWSADGDEAAAVLSTVSTLLRTGLATPRPLAKLAEQRPATPEIASLAYPQRAIVDGTPESVERGVGAQAPRIDELMRTLVDDPQVPLTPTRFMAPLREDLVRAMSLSGRRDQNTATTTAADEAAHVRVSNVATAIDAMYAAVTVLAPGGVYSLASEQSPLLLVARNDLPVAINVKLRVDAPDEMHVTDIGPQQLPPRGSRSLQVPAEVSDSRTMVVDFSLTTESGQNLGEQTSVTVRSNAYGQALAIITACAGALLLFLAGRRLWHRFRGQPDRADEGYERP
- a CDS encoding lipid II flippase MurJ — its product is MAARPAEAPAPAPAPAPAPKTETQTQTATPDEPQKKSLLAATGSIAFATLISRGTGFLKQLLLLTALGPAVASAFTVASQIPNMISELVLGAVLTAIVVPVLVRAEREDPDQGAAFVRRLFTAALALLGTAALFATAAAPILTTYVFLPEDGEVNTELTTALCFLLLPAILFYGMSALLTAILNTRQVFKPGAWAPVLNNVVVLGILAAYWLVPGEISLDPVSISDPHVLILGLGVTAGVVTQAVSLVPAIRRQGISLRPLWGIDDRLKQFGGMAVAIVLYVLISQLGMMFATRISAAADEAGPAIYTNAWLLLQLPYGVLGVTVLTAIMPRLSRNAAAEDTPAVVDDLSVATRLTMIALIPVVTFFTFAGPQIGHALYGYGNFGAGNAERLGEAVSWSAFTLIPYSLVLIHLRVFYAREQAWTPTWIILGITGVKIALSALAPVLSSDSQHVVILLGVANGLAFVAGALIGGYLLHRSLGDLRMANVGKTVWVVLLASAAGAISMFAADKLLGLDRLSESFGGPGAMIRVAITGALMLVVTFILMWLAKVPEIMAITVAVTRRIPGLRGRATAEEAPATVAVGSSYEPDTELIPVIRDLPRALDRPDGLPYPGRSEAYVGGDYIPDEFIEGARVSDDDGADKRTGTSDDVTGVENGNTKVADAATTSTNPTDEPSDASPAPSNSDENDSAAENSATAFDDAAASRDRRRRGDLNVDTGVFSIGSPMPPLRVAGAVPEPRPQLRGPQLMPGASVAGGRYRLLAPHGGARGLQFWQALDIKLDREVALTFVDADQRAEGPAATGPDGPQAILSRTLRLGRINSSGLARVLDVVRGSSGGIVVAEWTPGRSLKEMADTDPSPIGAARAVRALAAAAEAAHRGGSALSIDDPDRIRISTAGDAVLAFPGTLSDADPASDVRGLGAMLYALITARWPLDDGTESSEGMRPADRDPSGRPVEPRAIRPEVPFEISAVAVRALGGDSGIRAAATVQHILDQATVVDQKTDLMPALRLGQRAPGSDSHALADPEAVAAEKQKSNRTLIALVSLGALTIVVLALIGWWLANLLAGGNSDEPLTNQNLGLTTTAEAPATSAESSAAAPPPAATRPVTPAGAAVFSPQGTPDSAANAGLAIDGNPATAWSTDAYFQPFPALKNGVGLMVTLPEAANLSAIQITSTSPGTQVEIRSAPAPNTSLDQTRVIGNGTLEDGVTEIPLKTDGATKNVIVWITELSTKGGKNQSDVAEVSFTAAP
- the sigM gene encoding RNA polymerase sigma factor SigM, coding for MRIFRGVAKADLSDAQLLAAHASGDGGAFAELLSRHYDHLWHVARRTSYTVEDAADALQDALLSAHRTAGSFREDAAVRSWLHTIVVNACLDRIRRNRVRPTVSLSADETVDPRDERDHIAESETAMLVDRALLRLSAEQRAAIVAVDMEGYSVAEAAARLGVPEGTVKSRCARARAKLAGHLEYLRDVGNRS